In Paenibacillus guangzhouensis, a single window of DNA contains:
- a CDS encoding MinD/ParA family protein, with translation MFDQAQALRNLVNRHNQMQGSQRNTRIVTVTSGKGGVGKSNFTLNFALKLQSLGQKVLVFDADLGMANIDVLMGVNSRVNLYHLLKREKTIWEVILKGPNDLHFIAGGSGFQELLTLPEEELLYFTEQVHAISGEYDIILFDTGAGLSKETLNFILSAEETIVVTTPEPTSITDAYALIKIVHRMNPKVEFRLVVNRVSGLQEGIQTSNKINLVSEQFLDLKIPTLGYVMDDAHVSNAVKKQVPFTIAFPQSASSRDVEQLAQAYLNKSSQPPRLPSEGGVKGFLTRMLKFMK, from the coding sequence ATGTTTGATCAAGCTCAAGCACTCAGGAATCTTGTTAATCGTCACAATCAAATGCAAGGCTCCCAGCGCAATACACGAATTGTTACAGTGACGAGTGGTAAAGGTGGCGTTGGAAAATCGAACTTTACCTTGAATTTTGCACTTAAGCTGCAATCGCTTGGACAGAAAGTGCTTGTGTTTGATGCCGATCTTGGGATGGCCAATATCGATGTTTTAATGGGTGTGAATTCAAGGGTGAACCTCTACCATCTCTTGAAGAGAGAGAAGACGATTTGGGAGGTTATTCTCAAAGGTCCGAACGACCTGCATTTTATTGCAGGGGGGTCCGGGTTCCAAGAACTACTCACACTGCCCGAGGAGGAGTTGCTCTATTTCACTGAACAAGTGCATGCAATTTCTGGGGAATATGACATCATTCTTTTCGATACGGGGGCAGGGTTATCCAAGGAAACGTTAAATTTCATCCTCTCAGCCGAAGAGACCATTGTCGTTACGACACCAGAGCCAACTTCGATTACAGATGCATACGCTCTGATCAAGATTGTACATCGGATGAATCCAAAGGTTGAATTTCGTCTAGTCGTAAATCGGGTATCAGGTCTACAAGAGGGGATACAGACATCGAACAAAATTAATTTAGTCTCCGAGCAATTTCTTGATCTGAAAATCCCAACCCTTGGGTATGTCATGGATGATGCACATGTCTCAAATGCGGTGAAAAAGCAAGTTCCTTTTACCATTGCATTCCCGCAGAGTGCGTCAAGTCGCGACGTCGAACAGTTAGCCCAAGCTTATCTTAATAAATCAAGTCAACCTCCACGATTGCCTTCGGAAGGCGGAGTAAAAGGATTCCTAACTAGAATGCTGAAATTTATGAAATAA
- the flhF gene encoding flagellar biosynthesis protein FlhF, which yields MRVKRYIVETMPTAMQQIRAELGNDAVILSTKDLYIGGFLGMFRKKRIEVVAAVDKAPVPPAKSVDTRQVRSLSTQQNAVDDGAVATLIAAASTASNKHAASAYRSVQSQEIGAIGSVGQPTASSVLVTSHAEPQRPPEPSPIVGIGKPQQGQAVREDLIFDELRQVKESIARLSKQSIGMNEDEVYEPVISLLQEQEIASHVIDTWLDEYKQMLASSEQEGSAEQFATFVRDGMRQQIQSVSPEGIQSHTRVIYVAGPTGVGKTTTIAKLAADQLFRHGRKVGFITSDTYRIAAVEQLRTYATILNIPLEVVNSPADLMRAMKALEHCDLIFMDTAGRNFRNELLVSELNSLLKPLDASETYLVLSLTAKYRDMAKVVEHFQKYQLDKVIFTKLDETGTYGSILNVIHDYHLKLSYITDGQNVPEDIRLLESERIIQLILGEEVHV from the coding sequence ATGAGAGTAAAACGCTATATCGTAGAGACCATGCCGACAGCGATGCAGCAAATTCGAGCCGAGCTTGGGAATGATGCCGTTATTTTAAGTACAAAAGACCTATATATCGGTGGCTTCCTCGGTATGTTTCGAAAGAAGCGCATTGAAGTGGTTGCTGCCGTCGATAAGGCTCCAGTCCCACCTGCGAAATCAGTAGATACTCGACAAGTTCGCTCCCTATCAACGCAACAAAATGCAGTGGATGATGGTGCAGTTGCAACGCTAATCGCAGCTGCATCTACGGCGTCCAATAAACATGCGGCATCGGCTTACAGGTCAGTTCAAAGTCAGGAGATTGGCGCAATTGGATCAGTAGGGCAACCAACCGCTTCTTCTGTCCTAGTCACCAGTCATGCTGAACCACAACGCCCTCCTGAGCCCAGCCCGATTGTTGGAATTGGGAAACCTCAACAAGGACAAGCCGTTCGCGAAGATTTGATCTTTGATGAACTGCGGCAAGTGAAAGAATCCATTGCTAGATTATCGAAACAGTCGATCGGGATGAACGAGGATGAGGTTTATGAGCCTGTCATCTCATTACTTCAAGAACAAGAGATTGCCTCCCATGTCATTGACACCTGGTTAGATGAATATAAGCAAATGCTGGCGTCGAGTGAGCAGGAAGGCTCAGCCGAGCAGTTTGCCACTTTTGTTCGAGACGGGATGAGACAGCAGATCCAATCTGTATCGCCGGAAGGCATTCAAAGTCATACTCGTGTTATTTATGTCGCTGGTCCTACAGGGGTTGGGAAGACAACAACGATTGCGAAGCTTGCAGCGGATCAATTATTCCGTCATGGGCGGAAGGTTGGATTTATTACGTCAGATACCTATCGGATTGCTGCTGTAGAGCAGCTTCGTACGTATGCGACAATCCTCAATATTCCATTAGAAGTGGTGAATTCACCAGCGGATCTCATGCGTGCCATGAAGGCGCTTGAACATTGCGATTTAATATTTATGGATACAGCTGGTCGTAATTTCCGCAATGAATTGTTGGTCTCGGAACTGAATAGTCTATTGAAGCCTTTGGATGCGAGCGAGACCTACCTCGTTCTTAGCTTGACCGCGAAATATCGGGATATGGCGAAGGTCGTAGAGCATTTTCAGAAGTATCAATTGGATAAGGTTATTTTTACGAAGTTGGATGAGACAGGGACCTATGGATCAATTCTGAATGTCATCCATGATTATCATTTGAAGTTGTCATACATAACGGATGGCCAGAATGTGCCCGAAGATATTCGACTGTTAGAGTCCGAGAGGATCATTCAACTTATTTTAGGAGAAGAAGTGCATGTTTGA
- a CDS encoding protein-glutamate methylesterase/protein-glutamine glutaminase, which yields MQVFKVLVIDDSAFMRKYISDMVTSDTQFEVVDTAKNGQEAVEKVKSLNPDVITMDIEMPVMNGLEALKVIMEDHPTPAIMLSSFTEKGARETILALELGAFDFIQKPSGTISCDIHVVSEHLHERLRAAITSKMKKRPIQVNVVTESESIEGGSPKVPIPPISAAPAAPVIPVKKEFIDSVRKPMIQERQELQYRTPLSPKKLEPIKPEAPKWDRKLHTVETIRETAATLASVPPNEVRESKIKQSKRTTFNQLVAVGSSTGGPRALKELLTGIPEDFPAPIVIVQHMPANFTKSLAQRLNTFCQIRVVEAENGDRLEPGTAYIAPGGWHMTIRREAKGTCVVELDKQELRNGHRPSVDILFESLIPLKDLEKHIVLLTGMGSDGARAMKSLTEHGVKSTFAESEESCVVYGMPRSAIELGCVKHILPIQEIAPKLLQVVK from the coding sequence ATGCAAGTCTTCAAAGTATTGGTTATCGATGATTCCGCATTTATGCGTAAATATATTTCAGATATGGTGACATCGGATACACAATTCGAGGTAGTGGACACGGCGAAGAACGGGCAAGAAGCTGTTGAGAAGGTTAAATCATTAAATCCAGATGTCATCACGATGGATATTGAAATGCCTGTTATGAACGGGCTTGAAGCGCTGAAGGTGATTATGGAAGATCATCCGACGCCTGCCATAATGTTATCTAGTTTTACGGAGAAGGGCGCTAGAGAGACTATTCTTGCGTTGGAGTTAGGGGCATTTGATTTTATTCAGAAGCCGTCAGGGACAATTTCTTGTGACATTCATGTGGTATCCGAGCATTTACATGAGCGATTGCGTGCTGCGATTACGTCAAAGATGAAGAAGCGGCCGATTCAAGTTAACGTCGTTACCGAGTCCGAGTCCATTGAGGGCGGTTCACCAAAGGTACCTATTCCACCGATATCAGCAGCTCCGGCAGCACCCGTGATTCCGGTGAAGAAGGAGTTCATCGATTCTGTCAGGAAACCGATGATTCAGGAACGCCAAGAATTACAATATCGAACACCTCTCTCACCAAAGAAACTGGAGCCGATCAAGCCGGAGGCGCCGAAATGGGATCGCAAATTACATACAGTTGAAACGATTCGAGAGACGGCCGCCACCCTTGCGTCTGTTCCACCTAACGAAGTTAGGGAGTCGAAAATAAAGCAGTCAAAACGAACAACCTTCAATCAACTGGTCGCCGTAGGATCATCGACGGGCGGGCCACGGGCGCTCAAGGAGCTCCTTACTGGTATTCCAGAAGATTTTCCGGCTCCGATTGTTATCGTGCAGCACATGCCAGCAAATTTCACGAAGTCGTTAGCGCAAAGATTGAACACCTTCTGCCAGATACGGGTTGTCGAAGCAGAGAACGGGGATCGTCTAGAACCAGGTACAGCCTATATTGCTCCAGGCGGTTGGCATATGACCATCAGGCGTGAAGCCAAGGGAACGTGTGTCGTTGAGTTAGATAAACAGGAACTTAGAAATGGACATCGTCCTTCCGTCGATATCCTGTTCGAATCATTGATTCCATTAAAGGATCTCGAGAAGCATATCGTATTACTTACCGGAATGGGCAGTGATGGTGCACGAGCGATGAAGTCACTCACAGAACATGGCGTGAAGTCAACCTTTGCTGAGAGTGAGGAGTCCTGCGTGGTTTATGGGATGCCGAGATCTGCGATTGAGCTAGGCTGTGTTAAACATATATTGCCGATTCAAGAAATAGCTCCAAAATTATTGCAAGTCGTCAAGTAA
- a CDS encoding chemotaxis protein CheD: protein MIEDLQIVKVGMADLNVVQGSGIIRTTGLGSCVGLTLYDSIAQIAGMAHVMLPSSDTAREGQLNLMKYADTAIPVLIEKMEKLGGQRRRMGAKMAGGAQMFAFNSMSDTMRIGPRNVENCKEMLMKLSIPLLAEDTGGNFGRTIEMNCQTGILHIRSVQMGVKEL from the coding sequence ATGATAGAAGACTTGCAAATCGTGAAAGTAGGGATGGCGGATTTGAACGTCGTCCAGGGAAGTGGCATTATACGCACGACAGGTTTAGGCTCTTGTGTGGGGCTAACATTATATGATTCAATAGCACAAATTGCCGGCATGGCTCATGTCATGCTCCCTTCTTCAGATACGGCGCGTGAAGGTCAATTGAATCTGATGAAATATGCGGACACAGCTATCCCCGTTCTGATCGAGAAGATGGAGAAGTTAGGCGGTCAGCGGAGACGAATGGGAGCCAAAATGGCCGGAGGCGCGCAGATGTTCGCTTTTAATTCCATGTCGGATACGATGCGGATAGGCCCGCGGAATGTTGAGAACTGCAAAGAGATGTTAATGAAGCTTTCGATTCCACTCCTTGCGGAAGATACAGGCGGGAATTTTGGTAGAACGATAGAAATGAATTGTCAGACAGGTATTTTACATATTCGCAGCGTTCAAATGGGTGTGAAGGAACTATGA
- the flhA gene encoding flagellar biosynthesis protein FlhA, with translation MKIRDITVLAGIIGIVLMMVLPIPSWLLDVLLIINISTALMILLIAMNSKEALQFSIFPALLLITTLFRLALNISTTKLILTHGEAGHVVATFGQWVAQGEIAVGFVVFLILVVVQFIVITKGSERVAEVAARFTLDAMPGKQMSIDADLNAGLINEQQAKERRSKIEKEADFYGAMDGASKFVKGDAIASIIILIINLIGGFIIGMAVHGMPFGEALSRYTILSIGDGLVSQIPALLISTAAGLIVTRAASDGNLAQDLSAQVFAYPKLIYIVVGTITILGLFTPIGPWATLPFGALLLFAARKMQKTMDKKQAEEELQVEEQQIEEVRSPESVINLLQVDPIEFEFGYGLIPLADTQQGGDLLDRIIMIRRQCALELGLVVPVIRIRDNIQLKPNEYVIKIKGNTVAGGELLINHYLAMSPGYDDDSITGIDTTEPAFGLPALWIDEPTKERAELAGYTVVDPPSVVATHLTEIIKKHAYELLGRQETKALVDNVKESYPVLVDELIPNVLTVGEVQKVLAKLLREKISIRDLVTIFETLADYGAYSKDPEVLTEYVRQSLSRQITQQFTAQGETLRVITVGPALEKKIAESVQSSDQGSYLALDPNSTQIVFQKITEQVQRLIQSGHQPVVLTSPTIRMYLRQVIERMMQDIPVLSYSELEPNVEIQSVGVVNL, from the coding sequence ATGAAAATAAGAGATATTACTGTTCTCGCAGGCATTATTGGTATCGTGCTTATGATGGTCCTGCCCATCCCTTCATGGCTGTTGGACGTATTATTAATCATTAACATCTCGACGGCGTTAATGATTCTTCTTATAGCGATGAATTCGAAGGAAGCATTACAGTTCTCGATTTTCCCAGCATTATTGCTCATTACGACGTTATTCCGGTTGGCACTTAATATCTCGACGACCAAACTAATCTTGACGCATGGTGAGGCTGGTCACGTCGTTGCAACGTTCGGTCAATGGGTTGCCCAAGGTGAGATTGCCGTTGGTTTCGTCGTCTTCCTTATCTTGGTTGTCGTACAATTCATCGTTATCACGAAAGGTTCAGAGCGGGTAGCCGAGGTTGCAGCTCGCTTCACACTCGATGCGATGCCAGGTAAACAGATGAGTATTGACGCAGATTTGAATGCGGGACTCATTAATGAACAACAAGCGAAGGAACGGCGTTCAAAGATTGAGAAAGAAGCAGACTTCTACGGCGCAATGGATGGAGCGAGTAAGTTCGTCAAAGGGGATGCGATCGCCTCGATCATCATCTTGATTATCAACTTAATTGGCGGATTTATTATCGGTATGGCTGTTCACGGCATGCCTTTTGGCGAAGCACTTAGCCGATATACGATTCTATCGATCGGGGACGGCTTGGTGAGTCAGATCCCTGCATTATTGATCTCGACAGCGGCTGGTTTGATCGTTACTCGCGCAGCATCGGATGGTAACTTGGCACAGGATCTTAGTGCGCAAGTATTCGCTTATCCGAAATTGATCTACATTGTCGTGGGTACAATTACGATCCTTGGATTGTTTACGCCAATTGGCCCATGGGCGACGCTTCCATTCGGTGCCTTACTCTTGTTCGCTGCACGCAAGATGCAGAAGACGATGGATAAGAAGCAAGCGGAAGAAGAACTTCAGGTGGAAGAGCAACAGATCGAAGAAGTTCGGAGCCCTGAAAGTGTTATTAACTTATTGCAAGTTGATCCAATCGAATTTGAATTTGGATATGGACTGATTCCATTAGCAGATACGCAACAAGGTGGAGATTTACTTGACAGGATCATCATGATCAGACGTCAATGTGCTCTGGAACTAGGACTTGTGGTCCCTGTTATCCGAATTCGCGACAATATTCAACTAAAACCGAATGAATACGTCATAAAAATTAAAGGAAATACCGTCGCCGGTGGTGAATTACTAATTAATCATTATTTGGCAATGAGTCCTGGGTATGATGATGATTCGATTACAGGGATCGACACGACAGAGCCGGCTTTTGGCCTACCTGCCCTATGGATCGATGAACCTACGAAGGAACGTGCTGAATTGGCAGGATATACAGTAGTAGATCCGCCATCTGTCGTTGCAACGCATTTGACAGAAATTATTAAGAAGCATGCATATGAGCTGCTAGGACGACAAGAGACAAAAGCCCTGGTGGATAACGTTAAGGAATCTTACCCTGTGCTTGTCGATGAGCTGATCCCGAATGTGCTTACCGTCGGTGAAGTACAGAAAGTTCTGGCGAAGCTGCTTCGCGAGAAAATTTCGATTCGAGACCTCGTGACGATTTTTGAGACGCTCGCGGATTATGGCGCGTATTCGAAGGATCCTGAAGTTTTAACGGAATATGTCCGCCAATCGCTATCCAGACAAATCACGCAGCAATTTACTGCACAAGGTGAGACGCTTCGTGTCATTACAGTTGGCCCTGCATTAGAAAAGAAAATTGCGGAGAGTGTACAGTCTTCGGACCAAGGAAGCTATCTCGCTTTAGATCCGAATTCGACACAGATTGTGTTCCAGAAGATCACTGAACAGGTACAGCGATTAATCCAATCAGGTCATCAACCCGTAGTGTTGACATCACCGACGATTCGGATGTACTTGCGTCAAGTGATCGAACGAATGATGCAGGATATTCCCGTACTATCGTATAGCGAATTAGAACCAAATGTTGAAATTCAAAGTGTAGGGGTGGTGAACTTATGA
- a CDS encoding chemotaxis protein CheA: MEMNQYLSMFIDESTDHLQSLNDNMMQLENNPEDISIVQVIFRSAHTLKGMSATMGFNDLASLTHQMENVLDLVRNNELKMNEFIFDTLFKSLDALETMVQDITQGGEGKADVSNIVAALQSIVRGDYGQAGAAGEAQASGAQNTTTEFRLDEYQYAVLEQSIKTGLPVFYLDVVIREDCVLKGVRAYMVFNALEENGEVVKSNPSVQDIEQEKFERSFSVYYISKIDQESLHQLISGISEIEQVNILAVDEESLIQISQEDEQVNEATSQILQAVKETAATAAPVASAAAEATPARRSAPVKPAASTNGSASQAGSRTIRVDIDRLDVLMNLFSELLIDRVRLEQLASDLKSQDLTETVEHMARVSGDLQNIVLKLRMVPIDTVFNRFPRMIRDLAKSLDKKVDLVITGADTELDRTVIEEIGDPLVHLLRNAVDHGIESIAERVESGKSETGTLELRAFHSGNSVFIEIQDDGKGINREKVLKTAIKNDVVRADEANAMTDEQVYQLLFAPGFSTADKVSDISGRGVGLDVVKSKILSLGGNVSVDSNWGAGSKFSVQLPLTLSIIAAMLVRVGEEKYALPLSSIVETMIVDHKNIRHVHGTKMIDYRDTVIPIVALADIFDCPKSSDAQKESSDVIVIRKGERLAAFMVDDFIGQMEIVIKTLGKYLTNIHGISGATILGDGQVALIIDPNALVK, encoded by the coding sequence ATGGAAATGAATCAATATTTATCAATGTTTATTGACGAGTCAACCGATCATTTGCAATCGTTGAACGACAATATGATGCAGCTTGAGAACAACCCAGAAGATATCAGCATCGTACAAGTCATATTCCGTTCCGCACACACACTTAAGGGCATGTCCGCGACGATGGGGTTCAACGACCTGGCGTCACTTACCCATCAAATGGAGAACGTGCTCGACTTGGTTCGTAACAACGAGCTGAAGATGAATGAATTTATTTTTGACACGTTATTCAAAAGCTTAGACGCTCTTGAGACGATGGTGCAAGATATTACGCAAGGTGGCGAAGGAAAAGCGGATGTATCAAACATCGTAGCGGCGCTGCAGTCCATTGTTCGCGGTGATTACGGACAAGCAGGAGCAGCAGGTGAGGCGCAGGCTTCCGGAGCACAGAATACGACGACGGAATTCCGCCTCGATGAATATCAATATGCCGTATTAGAGCAATCGATTAAGACAGGGCTTCCTGTGTTCTATCTAGATGTCGTGATTCGCGAAGATTGTGTCCTGAAGGGTGTTAGAGCCTACATGGTATTTAATGCCTTAGAAGAGAACGGGGAAGTCGTTAAGTCGAATCCATCAGTTCAAGATATCGAGCAGGAGAAATTTGAACGCAGCTTCTCTGTTTATTACATATCGAAGATTGACCAAGAGTCACTTCATCAATTAATCTCAGGTATCTCAGAAATCGAACAAGTCAATATTCTGGCGGTTGATGAAGAATCATTGATACAGATTAGCCAGGAAGATGAGCAAGTCAATGAAGCTACATCACAAATCCTTCAAGCGGTGAAGGAAACTGCAGCAACGGCAGCTCCGGTGGCATCTGCAGCAGCGGAAGCGACGCCAGCGCGTCGTTCAGCACCAGTCAAGCCAGCAGCATCAACAAACGGTTCAGCTTCACAAGCAGGATCGAGAACCATTCGTGTTGATATCGATCGACTGGATGTATTAATGAATCTATTCAGTGAACTATTGATCGATCGTGTTCGACTCGAACAGCTTGCTAGTGATCTTAAGAGTCAAGATTTAACAGAGACTGTCGAGCACATGGCGCGCGTAAGCGGCGATCTACAGAACATTGTTCTGAAGCTGCGGATGGTTCCGATTGATACAGTCTTCAACCGCTTCCCGCGGATGATTCGCGACTTGGCAAAATCGCTTGACAAGAAGGTTGATCTTGTTATCACTGGAGCGGATACAGAGCTAGACCGTACAGTGATCGAAGAGATTGGGGATCCGCTGGTTCACTTGTTGCGCAATGCGGTGGATCATGGGATCGAATCCATTGCGGAGCGTGTTGAATCCGGCAAGTCTGAGACAGGGACACTTGAGCTTCGCGCATTCCATAGTGGAAATTCTGTCTTTATTGAAATTCAAGATGACGGTAAAGGAATAAATCGTGAGAAAGTATTAAAGACAGCAATTAAGAATGACGTCGTTCGCGCGGATGAAGCAAATGCGATGACGGATGAGCAAGTCTATCAGTTATTGTTCGCACCTGGATTTAGTACAGCGGATAAAGTATCTGATATCTCAGGGCGTGGCGTAGGTCTTGATGTGGTGAAGTCGAAGATCCTCTCCTTAGGTGGGAATGTATCGGTAGATTCCAATTGGGGCGCTGGTTCGAAGTTCTCTGTTCAGTTGCCGCTAACGCTCTCCATTATCGCAGCGATGCTCGTGCGTGTTGGCGAAGAGAAGTACGCTCTACCATTGTCCTCGATTGTGGAGACAATGATTGTTGATCATAAGAACATCAGACATGTTCATGGAACCAAAATGATTGATTATCGTGACACGGTCATCCCAATTGTAGCGTTAGCAGATATCTTCGATTGTCCGAAGTCAAGCGACGCCCAGAAAGAATCGTCTGATGTGATCGTTATTCGTAAAGGCGAACGTCTAGCAGCATTCATGGTCGATGATTTCATCGGTCAGATGGAGATCGTCATCAAGACGTTAGGCAAATATTTAACGAATATCCATGGCATTTCTGGGGCAACAATCCTTGGAGACGGTCAAGTGGCGCTTATCATTGATCCAAACGCATTGGTGAAATAG
- a CDS encoding chemotaxis protein CheW: protein MEEDIKVIVFALGTEEYGVEVDSVKTIERLSPITRVPKTYHFVKGVINLRGVVVPVIDLRGRFGLPETEHTEHTRIIIVNVNEMEVGFIVDTANDVIDLNTDLIESPPEVVGGIKAKYLRGVAKVGNDRLLIMLNLPEVLNKQEIIQLEDMGE, encoded by the coding sequence ATGGAAGAAGATATTAAAGTTATCGTATTTGCACTCGGAACAGAAGAATATGGTGTCGAAGTTGATAGCGTAAAGACGATTGAGCGTTTGTCTCCAATTACTCGCGTTCCCAAGACGTATCACTTTGTCAAAGGCGTGATTAACTTACGCGGTGTCGTTGTTCCTGTGATTGATTTACGCGGACGTTTTGGTCTACCTGAGACGGAGCACACGGAACATACACGTATCATTATCGTTAATGTGAATGAAATGGAAGTCGGATTTATTGTTGATACAGCTAATGATGTCATTGATCTCAACACGGATCTCATTGAATCTCCGCCTGAAGTGGTCGGTGGAATCAAAGCAAAATATTTGCGCGGTGTCGCAAAGGTTGGGAACGATCGATTGTTGATTATGTTGAATCTACCAGAAGTGCTTAACAAACAAGAGATTATTCAACTTGAAGATATGGGAGAATAA
- the flhB gene encoding flagellar biosynthesis protein FlhB: MNLRYQLDLQLFSQEKTEKATPKKRQESRQKGQVAKSPDVSGASILLGAFMCLLMLGGFFKERLMNLFTDPLLHHMNISFTQETILQFFGQIALNILIFMAPIFIIAIVLGLVVNYLQVGFLFTGDPIKMKLSKINPISGFKNIISMRSLVEFMKSILKLTVIGLLVYTSIIGQKAEILQLSHQSIEHIFTFAAKVTLGLGIKIAAVLLVLAGLDYLYQRYEHEKSLRMSKQDIKDEYKKMEGDPLIKGKIRERQRRMALSRMMQEVPKADVIITNPTHFAVAIKYDAAMMQAPQIIAKGQDYVALKIKELAKEHNIVTMENKPLARALFARTEIGDSIPADLFQAVAEVLAYVYKLKGRVKSR; this comes from the coding sequence GTGAACTTGCGGTATCAACTGGACCTTCAGCTTTTTTCTCAGGAGAAAACGGAGAAAGCAACACCGAAGAAACGGCAAGAATCTCGTCAAAAAGGTCAAGTTGCAAAAAGTCCGGACGTATCTGGTGCTTCCATCCTATTGGGCGCATTTATGTGTCTATTGATGCTTGGAGGTTTCTTTAAAGAACGATTAATGAATCTTTTCACAGATCCGCTGCTTCACCATATGAATATTTCGTTCACGCAAGAGACGATTTTACAATTTTTCGGGCAGATCGCTTTGAATATTCTCATCTTCATGGCACCTATATTCATCATTGCCATCGTGCTTGGTTTGGTTGTGAACTATTTACAAGTCGGGTTCTTATTTACAGGAGATCCGATTAAGATGAAGCTGAGCAAAATTAATCCGATCAGTGGGTTCAAGAACATTATCTCGATGCGATCGCTGGTAGAATTTATGAAGTCGATCCTCAAGCTGACGGTCATAGGACTATTGGTATATACATCCATTATCGGTCAGAAAGCAGAAATTTTGCAGCTCTCGCATCAATCGATTGAACATATTTTCACTTTTGCGGCGAAAGTAACACTTGGGCTCGGGATAAAGATTGCAGCTGTTTTGCTCGTTCTGGCAGGTCTTGATTATTTGTATCAACGCTATGAACATGAGAAGAGTCTTCGCATGTCCAAGCAAGATATTAAAGATGAATATAAGAAAATGGAAGGGGACCCGTTGATAAAAGGAAAGATTCGTGAGCGTCAACGCCGTATGGCTTTATCGCGAATGATGCAGGAAGTACCTAAGGCGGATGTGATTATTACGAATCCAACGCACTTTGCTGTTGCCATTAAATATGACGCGGCAATGATGCAAGCACCACAAATTATTGCAAAGGGGCAAGATTACGTCGCTTTAAAAATCAAAGAGTTAGCGAAAGAGCATAACATCGTTACGATGGAGAACAAACCGCTTGCGCGAGCACTCTTTGCGCGGACGGAGATCGGAGATTCCATCCCTGCAGACCTCTTCCAAGCGGTAGCAGAAGTATTGGCCTATGTCTATAAGTTGAAAGGCAGAGTCAAATCTCGGTAG
- a CDS encoding chemotaxis protein CheC, translating into MEIFRNLAEVNVDVLREVGNIGAGHAATALSRLVDKPIDMAVPAVRMLPFDEIAEQVGGPEQIVIATFLRVEGDAPGNLFFLMKPSASKKLLRSLSGIEVVSDDEYTEMEISALSEIGNILAGSYLSSLADFTGLFMTPTVPALAIDMAGAILSYGLMQFGQMGDGALLIDTTFLEGDEEVEGQFFLIPDPSSFAKIFRALGVPYE; encoded by the coding sequence GTGGAAATTTTTCGAAATTTAGCAGAAGTCAATGTTGATGTTCTGAGAGAAGTCGGAAATATTGGTGCTGGCCATGCAGCGACTGCATTATCTCGATTGGTGGATAAACCAATCGACATGGCTGTTCCAGCTGTACGCATGCTGCCTTTTGACGAGATAGCTGAGCAGGTGGGTGGCCCAGAGCAGATTGTTATTGCCACGTTCCTTCGTGTGGAGGGCGATGCACCAGGTAATCTGTTTTTCCTTATGAAGCCGAGCGCTTCTAAAAAATTACTTCGCTCCTTATCCGGGATTGAAGTCGTATCAGATGATGAGTACACAGAAATGGAAATATCCGCTCTATCAGAGATCGGTAACATCCTTGCGGGCTCCTATCTCTCATCATTAGCAGATTTTACGGGGTTGTTCATGACTCCGACTGTGCCAGCTCTTGCAATAGATATGGCCGGTGCAATATTAAGTTATGGATTGATGCAATTTGGTCAAATGGGCGATGGCGCACTTCTAATAGACACGACCTTCTTAGAGGGAGACGAGGAAGTGGAAGGACAGTTTTTTCTGATTCCAGACCCATCGTCTTTTGCGAAAATATTTCGTGCATTGGGAGTACCTTACGAATGA